From the genome of Borrelia turcica IST7, one region includes:
- a CDS encoding DUF261 family protein, giving the protein MMIESIRQDNKQLISCIGKWGCYFLCLHYFISVFKGIEFTVSDININYGKFVCMELIRSNCYILDPCRILKAYGLATSVRRESSTYKPVGREFEISEVKIKDLAGYHFMATRDSSVLYDSLALKERGMSYSITSKRIFNLI; this is encoded by the coding sequence ATGATGATAGAGTCAATAAGACAGGATAACAAGCAGTTAATATCTTGTATAGGAAAGTGGGGGTGTTATTTTTTATGTCTTCACTACTTTATAAGCGTGTTTAAAGGAATTGAGTTTACTGTTAGTGATATTAATATAAACTATGGCAAATTTGTATGTATGGAGCTTATTAGAAGTAATTGCTATATATTAGACCCTTGTAGGATACTTAAAGCATATGGACTTGCAACAAGTGTGAGGCGTGAGTCTTCTACTTATAAGCCTGTGGGGCGTGAATTTGAAATAAGTGAAGTTAAGATTAAGGATTTAGCAGGATATCACTTTATGGCTACAAGAGATTCAAGTGTGCTTTATGATTCACTTGCACTTAAAGAACGCGGTATGAGCTATAGTATAACTTCAAAACGCATATTTAACCTTATTTAG